In the genome of Amphiura filiformis chromosome 4, Afil_fr2py, whole genome shotgun sequence, one region contains:
- the LOC140150907 gene encoding uncharacterized protein, translating into MFGAYQRWCRTTSTRAQYFEKMLEMCGLIDDPDCPKAGKHRELERAEIKKSEDAVQRTITAIRNFVNPFSLVDKDRLYILASGAPVSPEVEFDVLRAEAVGKEAKEAFIQDRLMKDSEALFFEPIKRQKLKTMEACNKSVKLTASQGKVIQYREQSDLGFTLLIKSQNQDEPLNLDELMRYSLTPVPHSLGTADGFFNKTNKATILHFLMEDGPEDVPYPEDALYIQDGNALFHALMNIPPTFGQICLQVLDQMVAKKFVFSTDSYLEDSIKAQERLRRGVSQRYIVEGPATRKPYDYKLFLTNDANKTQLCKLLLRVWDSQAAASRLEKSGTAVVVVEGKAYQLDSSNGNVTSREIHELESNQEETDTRVVLYLKYAAKMGYKSAVVRTPDTDIFFILLHHANSIPIAIYLDTGTGKHRQIVNVSELAQSKGADYCTTVLGLYVFTGEDVTSAFKGKGKVVPLTKLQSHPKYHTAFRKLGDEWSVEPEVLDDIEAFTCLMYGRAREKSVNAVRSIMLKNMMGDDERLTCKSKVDLSRLPPCRDNLIPHINRVNHHLALYKRAEETTFYSPKPYDPGQGWEKTEEGILEPIWSCAPILPPSLIDLLVTVEEEEEDEQEEMEDEQEEEIDYGQLFNDDD; encoded by the exons ATGTTCGGTGCTTATCAACGATGGTGCCGTACGACATCAACCCGGGCTCAGTACTTTGAGAAGATGCTTGAGATGTGTGGCCTCATCGATGACCCAGACTGTCCCAAGGCCGGGAAACACCGTGAGCTGGAGAGAGCTGAAATCAAGAAGTCTGAAGATGCCGTTCAGCGTACCATCACCGCTATTCGCAACTTTGTCAATCCTTTCTCCTTGGTCGACAAGGACCGCCTGTACATCCTGGCATCTGGTGCTCCTGTTTCCCCAGAGGTTGAGTTTGATGTGCTCCGTGCTGAAGCAGTTGGTAAGGAGGCCAAGGAAGCATTCATCCAAGATCGCTTGATGAAGGACTCTGAAGCTCTATTCTTTGAGCCAATCAAGAGGCAGAAGCTGAAGACCATGGAGGCCTGTAACAAGTCAGTGAAGCTCACTGCCTCACAGGGAAAG GTTATCCAGTACCGTGAGCAAAGTGACCTAGGTTTTACGTTACTCATCAAGTCACAGAACCAGGATGAGCCCCTTAACCTTGACGAGCTGATGCGTTATTCTCTAACCCCTGTTCCTCACAGCCTCGGCACGGCCGACGGGTTCTTCAATAAGACCAACAAGGCTACTATTCTTCATTTCCTGATGGAAGATGGTCCTGAGGATGTCCCTTACCCAGAAGACGCCCTATACATCCAGGATGGTAATGCACTTTTCCACGCCCTGATGAACATCCCCCCAACGTTTGGTCAAATTTGTCTCCAAGTTCTAGATCAGATGGTGGCGAAGAAATTTGTCTTCTCAACCGATTCTTACCTAGAGGACTCCATCAAGGCCCAGGAGAGATTGCGTCGTGGCGTCTCCCAGCGGTATATCGTAGAGGGACCGGCAACAAGGAAGCCGTATGATTACAAACTATTCCTGACCAACGATGCGAATAAGACACAGCTCTGTAAACTACTGCTACGTGTATGGGACAGCCAGGCAGCGGCCTCTCGGCTTGAGAAAAGTGGCACAGCGGTGGTAGTGGTTGAGGGCAAAGCATACCAGCTGGACTCATCAAATGGTAAT GTAACGTCGCGTGAAATCCATGAACTGGAGTCGAACCAGGAGGAGACAGACACCCGAGTTGTGCTGTATCTTAAGTATGCTGCAAAGATGGGGTACAAATCAGCTGTGGTGAGGACGCCAGACACCGACATATTCTTCATCCTCCTGCACCATGCTAACTCCATCCCTATCGCCATCTACCTGGACACAGGAACTGGGAAGCATCGTCAGATTGTGAATGTAAGTGAACTGGCACAGTCAAAGGGAGCTGACTACTGCACCACTGTACTTGGACTGTATGTGTTCACCGGGGAAGATGTAACAAGTGCCTTCAAGGGCAAGGGCAAGGTTGTACCCCTGACGAAGTTGCAGAGCCATCCCAAGTACCACACAGCCTTCAG aaaacTTGGTGATGAGTGGTCTGTAGAGCCAGAGGTGTTGGATGATATTGAGGCATTTACGTGTTTGATGTATGGTCGGGCCCGGGAGAAGTCTGTTAATGCTGTACGCAGCATCATGCTGAAGAATATGATGGGGGATGACGAGCGACTGACGTGCAAATCTAAGGTGGATCTCTCCCGCCTTCCACCATGCAGAGACAACCTTATCCCACACATTAACCGTGTGAACCACCACCTTGCCCTCTACAAGCGAGCTGAGGAGACGACCTTCTACAGCCCCAAGCCCTATGATCCTGGACAAGGATGGGAGAAGACAGAGGAGGGCATCTTGGAGCCAATATGGTCATGTGCACCTATCCTTCCCCCTTCCCTCATTGACTTGCTAGTAACTgttgaggaagaggaggaggatgaACAGGAAGAGATGGAGGATGAACAGGAAGAGGAGATTGATTATGGGCAGctttttaatgatgatgattag